Proteins encoded together in one Planctopirus ephydatiae window:
- a CDS encoding Rieske (2Fe-2S) protein, translating to MRFVPLVAVTEFSAGSAGEYVVEGRIIALFHREEGLFAVEGMCLHAGGPIARGAVQGCLVTCPWHGWQYDLRSGEHALNPRLKLQSFSTQVIDGMICVEWPEADV from the coding sequence ATGCGGTTTGTGCCTCTGGTCGCTGTCACCGAATTCTCGGCAGGTTCTGCGGGTGAGTATGTGGTCGAAGGCCGGATTATAGCGCTGTTTCATCGCGAGGAAGGTCTTTTCGCCGTCGAGGGGATGTGCCTGCATGCCGGTGGGCCAATTGCCCGTGGTGCTGTGCAGGGCTGCCTCGTGACCTGCCCCTGGCATGGTTGGCAATACGATTTGCGGAGCGGCGAGCATGCCTTAAACCCCCGGCTGAAACTGCAGTCTTTTAGTACGCAGGTGATTGACGGCATGATTTGCGTCGAGTGGCCGGAAGCTGATGTCTGA
- a CDS encoding lysophospholipid acyltransferase family protein translates to MRHSWRHWCEFQAFRCAVCVCEMLPVVWVDSLAHTLAWLLCDVLPARWTRKAVAMENIGRAFGQTHTLKQQEAILRQMWVHLFRMIPEMVQGPRKLHIHSYRRIVRYAEYQPTVEAMCSGRRVIFVGGHFGNWELGISTFGLWGFPLGVIARALDNPYLHEWFKEYREGTGHRLMLKRGDFDEMLELLSRGGHLALLGDQDAGSRGLFVDFFGHPASTFKSIALLALEYDALLMVGYSTRSKDSFHQQHWVEFEMGCEALIDPRTITASDPVRAITEEYTQALERMIRRSPEQYFWVHRRWKSEPPVRRKAA, encoded by the coding sequence ATGCGGCACAGTTGGCGACATTGGTGCGAGTTTCAGGCATTTCGCTGCGCCGTCTGCGTCTGCGAGATGTTGCCTGTCGTGTGGGTCGATAGCCTGGCGCACACGTTGGCCTGGCTGCTCTGCGATGTACTGCCGGCACGATGGACTCGAAAAGCTGTGGCGATGGAGAATATTGGCCGGGCATTTGGCCAGACCCACACATTGAAGCAGCAGGAGGCAATTCTCCGGCAGATGTGGGTGCATCTCTTTCGCATGATCCCCGAGATGGTTCAGGGGCCTCGTAAACTGCATATTCATTCCTATCGCAGGATTGTGCGTTATGCAGAATATCAGCCCACCGTCGAAGCGATGTGTTCAGGTCGACGGGTGATCTTTGTGGGTGGGCACTTTGGAAACTGGGAGTTAGGAATCAGCACCTTCGGGCTTTGGGGATTTCCTTTAGGAGTGATTGCTCGAGCTCTGGATAATCCGTATCTGCATGAATGGTTCAAGGAGTATCGTGAGGGGACAGGTCATCGATTGATGCTCAAAAGAGGCGACTTCGACGAAATGCTTGAGCTTCTTTCGCGTGGCGGGCATCTGGCGCTGCTGGGTGATCAGGATGCTGGATCAAGAGGTCTGTTCGTCGATTTTTTTGGTCATCCCGCATCGACCTTCAAATCGATCGCCCTGTTAGCACTGGAGTACGATGCACTCCTGATGGTGGGGTATTCGACGAGATCGAAAGACTCATTTCATCAACAGCACTGGGTTGAGTTCGAGATGGGCTGTGAAGCCTTGATTGATCCTCGCACGATCACAGCCTCAGATCCTGTGCGGGCGATTACTGAGGAATACACCCAGGCTCTGGAGCGGATGATCCGCCGTTCGCCCGAACAGTATTTCTGGGTTCATCGCCGTTGGAAGAGTGAGCCGCCAGTACGTCGCAAAGCCGCCTGA
- a CDS encoding outer membrane protein assembly factor BamB family protein, translating to MNLPSFRFQMILAVVGCLAFATVDRTALHANEPASAHWPAFLGQGRGEIDPQSIPLEWNESKNIAWSAQLPGYGQSSPVIWKDHVYITSVEGPKKDTFYLVCLNLSDGAEKWRSTIANTAPVESSLYVSRAAPTPVVDDNGVYAIFESGDILASDHTGHRLWTRALTKDYGPLVNEFGLAASPVQGPDWIAVLMDHNAGGYIARLSKKTGETEWKIDRSARQSWASPAIVVHEGQPVIVCSSAGSVDVYHPQDGKLLASRTDVGGNTSSTPIPAGESLFLVGASVGRDDAGRSENAKKSNMAVRMVTGPAGLALETVWIAKDAMPTFGSPMTFAGHSYWVNRAGVVFCIDTQTGEQKYAERLAQSMWATPLGIGDRLYIFGKEGVTTVLATGPEFKKLSENRLWDPEKIVADPSIAEREKTEERRRAAANFSGPTQYGVAAVTGSLLIRKGSELVCIRNMPR from the coding sequence ATGAATCTGCCATCTTTTCGATTTCAAATGATCCTTGCTGTCGTCGGCTGTTTGGCATTCGCAACGGTAGATCGAACGGCACTCCATGCGAATGAACCAGCAAGTGCTCATTGGCCTGCTTTTCTCGGACAGGGCCGCGGAGAGATTGATCCGCAATCGATTCCACTCGAATGGAATGAATCCAAAAACATTGCCTGGAGTGCTCAACTCCCAGGTTATGGCCAATCCAGCCCCGTGATCTGGAAGGATCACGTTTATATCACCTCGGTCGAAGGACCTAAAAAAGATACCTTTTATCTGGTTTGCCTGAACTTGTCGGACGGCGCTGAAAAGTGGCGATCAACCATTGCCAATACTGCACCAGTTGAATCCAGCCTGTATGTCAGTCGAGCAGCCCCCACACCTGTGGTCGATGACAATGGTGTCTACGCAATCTTCGAAAGTGGCGACATCCTCGCAAGTGATCACACCGGACACCGTCTCTGGACGCGTGCGCTGACCAAGGACTATGGTCCGCTGGTGAACGAATTTGGCCTCGCTGCTTCGCCAGTGCAGGGCCCCGACTGGATTGCTGTGCTGATGGATCACAATGCCGGCGGATACATCGCCAGGCTTTCGAAGAAAACTGGTGAAACAGAATGGAAGATCGACCGATCAGCTCGGCAAAGCTGGGCCTCACCAGCGATTGTCGTGCATGAAGGCCAACCCGTGATTGTCTGCAGTTCAGCCGGAAGTGTGGATGTCTACCATCCCCAGGATGGCAAGCTGCTGGCATCTCGCACGGATGTTGGTGGCAATACTTCATCCACACCGATCCCTGCTGGCGAGAGTCTCTTCCTCGTCGGGGCTTCCGTCGGCCGCGATGATGCCGGTCGCTCCGAGAACGCCAAAAAATCGAACATGGCCGTCCGTATGGTCACGGGCCCCGCAGGTCTCGCACTGGAAACCGTATGGATCGCTAAAGACGCAATGCCCACGTTTGGTTCACCGATGACATTTGCAGGTCATTCCTATTGGGTCAATCGTGCGGGAGTCGTCTTTTGTATCGACACACAAACGGGCGAACAAAAGTACGCTGAGCGGCTGGCTCAATCGATGTGGGCCACACCACTTGGCATTGGCGATCGCCTCTACATCTTCGGCAAAGAAGGCGTGACGACAGTTCTCGCCACGGGTCCGGAGTTCAAGAAACTGAGTGAGAACCGGCTCTGGGATCCCGAGAAAATTGTAGCCGATCCATCCATTGCCGAAAGAGAGAAAACCGAGGAACGACGCCGGGCAGCCGCTAATTTTTCCGGCCCGACTCAGTACGGAGTGGCTGCCGTCACAGGCAGTCTGCTGATCCGGAAAGGTTCCGAACTGGTGTGTATTCGTAACATGCCCCGCTGA
- a CDS encoding CCA tRNA nucleotidyltransferase produces the protein MSSQWDLAIEIVTTLRQAGHIALFAGGCVRDLLLGKTPKDYDVATSANPEEVQQLFGYRRTKAVGASFGVIMVLPARKKGEPHHKSDQPAIPPVEVATFRKDGLYVDGRRPETVTFSSPEEDAQRRDFTINGMFFDPLTETVHDFVGGQIDLQSRQLRAIGIAADRFKEDKLRLLRAVRFNSILDFSIEFETWRAIQDLAPEICVVSHERIAAELRRMLAHPSRHSSIQTLDHAGLTAAIFGQTLSATSPELLLALKALKTDHFETAMALWLRELPVETLRNICSQLRLSNQERDSIVWLHTMQSAWQEFSHWPVCRQKRLLAHPLISELIASGQALVSAQLLESRHVDAAIERLQSWSKEEIDPPLQVTGEDLIHWGISPGPQFKQILEQLRDGQLAGRLCSREAAHQWLVDENYLPRT, from the coding sequence ATGTCATCACAGTGGGATCTCGCCATCGAAATCGTCACCACACTCCGGCAGGCAGGGCACATCGCTCTGTTTGCTGGTGGATGTGTGCGCGATCTGCTGCTTGGCAAAACTCCTAAAGATTATGATGTTGCGACATCTGCCAATCCGGAGGAAGTCCAGCAGTTGTTTGGTTATCGCCGCACGAAAGCCGTGGGTGCCAGTTTTGGCGTCATCATGGTGCTCCCTGCTCGCAAAAAAGGCGAACCCCATCACAAATCTGATCAACCAGCCATACCACCCGTGGAAGTTGCCACGTTTCGCAAAGATGGTCTGTATGTCGATGGTCGCCGCCCTGAAACTGTCACGTTTTCTTCCCCCGAAGAAGATGCTCAACGGCGAGACTTTACGATCAACGGCATGTTCTTCGACCCACTGACTGAAACCGTTCACGACTTTGTGGGAGGCCAGATTGATCTGCAGTCCAGGCAACTCCGCGCAATTGGCATCGCAGCCGACCGCTTCAAAGAAGACAAGCTGAGATTGCTCCGGGCAGTTCGGTTTAATTCCATCCTGGATTTCTCGATTGAATTCGAGACATGGCGAGCGATTCAAGATCTGGCACCCGAAATCTGTGTAGTCAGCCACGAACGTATTGCTGCGGAACTGCGCCGCATGCTGGCCCATCCTTCACGTCACTCATCAATCCAGACTTTAGACCACGCGGGATTAACGGCAGCTATTTTCGGCCAGACTCTTTCGGCCACCAGCCCTGAATTACTTCTCGCTCTCAAAGCCCTAAAGACAGACCACTTCGAAACAGCCATGGCTCTCTGGTTGCGGGAACTGCCCGTCGAGACGCTGAGAAACATCTGCTCTCAACTTCGTCTGTCGAATCAGGAACGCGATAGCATCGTCTGGCTGCACACCATGCAGTCGGCCTGGCAGGAATTCAGTCACTGGCCGGTGTGCCGACAAAAGCGGCTTCTGGCACATCCTTTGATCAGTGAACTGATTGCGTCGGGCCAGGCTCTGGTCAGTGCTCAGTTGCTGGAGAGCCGCCATGTCGATGCTGCCATTGAAAGGCTTCAATCCTGGTCAAAGGAGGAGATCGATCCGCCGTTACAAGTGACAGGCGAAGACCTCATTCACTGGGGGATTTCGCCCGGCCCACAGTTCAAACAGATTCTCGAACAATTACGAGATGGCCAACTTGCAGGTCGGCTCTGCAGCCGTGAAGCCGCTCATCAGTGGCTCGTTGATGAAAACTATCTCCCTCGAACCTGA
- a CDS encoding Gfo/Idh/MocA family protein — MTAPVRMAIIGAGLVSDFHHVPGIRIDQRSKLTAICDPNEELLNRRKTEWGDALYTTSYEEIAQSPDVDAVIIATPNFTHLPITKACLEGGKHVMCEKPLGVTAAEAWEMFHLADRLKLKHMTAFTYRFAPSMIYLRHLLKSGGLGEPRHFRSQRFLDWPETSWGWRQYKKLAGAGDLYDMTIHRIDFAQDLLGPIQSVCGAVKTFVPRDKTADGKSCEPSDVDDWSAMIGRFACGAVGVWEGSTLMKGHHNKGVGYEWAEINGSEGSAAYLLNEPHHIMLGKHGGSMEKVDVPAQYLKPAGSPRSTTDGLPTTLFRYDLVYEFVSSILEDRPAMPGFDHGAHAQTVADAVLASSAEGKWIDVPKVS, encoded by the coding sequence ATGACTGCTCCCGTTCGTATGGCCATTATTGGTGCAGGGCTGGTCTCCGATTTTCACCATGTGCCAGGGATTCGGATTGACCAGCGGAGCAAACTCACGGCCATCTGCGACCCCAACGAAGAGCTTCTCAACAGGCGGAAGACCGAATGGGGCGACGCGCTGTACACCACAAGTTACGAGGAAATTGCCCAATCTCCAGATGTTGATGCGGTGATCATCGCCACTCCGAACTTCACTCATTTGCCGATCACCAAAGCCTGCCTGGAAGGTGGTAAGCATGTCATGTGCGAGAAACCACTCGGGGTCACTGCAGCCGAGGCCTGGGAGATGTTTCATCTCGCCGACAGGTTGAAACTCAAACACATGACGGCCTTCACCTACCGCTTTGCCCCATCCATGATTTATCTCCGGCATCTCCTGAAATCGGGTGGTCTCGGTGAACCCAGGCATTTTCGCAGCCAGCGATTCCTCGACTGGCCTGAAACGAGTTGGGGTTGGCGACAATACAAGAAACTCGCCGGGGCAGGGGATCTTTACGACATGACCATCCACCGCATCGACTTTGCACAAGATCTGCTCGGCCCGATTCAAAGTGTCTGCGGGGCTGTCAAAACTTTTGTCCCTCGTGACAAAACCGCAGATGGCAAATCCTGCGAACCTTCCGATGTCGATGACTGGTCAGCCATGATCGGCCGCTTTGCCTGCGGTGCTGTGGGAGTCTGGGAAGGCAGTACTTTAATGAAAGGCCACCACAACAAAGGTGTCGGGTATGAATGGGCCGAGATCAATGGCAGCGAAGGCTCAGCCGCCTATCTGCTTAACGAACCGCACCACATTATGCTCGGCAAACATGGCGGTTCTATGGAAAAGGTCGATGTGCCTGCCCAATACCTGAAACCAGCCGGCAGCCCACGATCGACCACAGATGGTCTTCCTACGACGCTCTTCCGCTATGACCTCGTTTATGAGTTTGTTTCGTCGATTTTAGAGGATCGACCAGCGATGCCAGGCTTTGATCACGGCGCTCATGCACAAACTGTGGCCGATGCTGTCCTCGCTTCTTCAGCCGAAGGAAAGTGGATTGACGTTCCCAAGGTCTCTTGA
- a CDS encoding GNAT family N-acetyltransferase, producing the protein MSSTCSEAEKSLEEGPVCIRRLHPLDVSQFDLMKWRTLFSESIDPNVFLDPEFVIPLIEEVPTGLCPILLIAEDLRTGRWLGLCLFEVACWSLLSPLPMARGLASPYAFQQGWLVSRESEKRAIDALLDYQLQQREWHGFQIKNLPVKSMQTQLMIEAAERLGISVTTTGEWQRAEYVVGRNQTTEDLLQACSKSRRKSLKRCRRALEELGEVQYRLEPVQSSRDPQVNDFLRLEKSGWKLLSGTAIGLKSADEAFFRRMIDGLAREQRVLFGELQLNGQTIASTCNLQSGDTLVGFKIGWDPAYSAGAPGLWSELEMAAAVSQRYPEITRIDSCAVRGSYVESVWKDRQELFSGTFSWSRRGKALQAAKSCYRTVRDLCQSSVKSHDE; encoded by the coding sequence ATGTCGTCCACTTGCTCTGAAGCCGAAAAGAGTCTTGAAGAGGGGCCGGTTTGTATCCGACGACTCCATCCTTTGGATGTATCACAGTTTGACCTGATGAAGTGGCGAACACTTTTCAGTGAATCCATCGACCCCAATGTATTTCTCGATCCCGAGTTTGTGATTCCTCTGATCGAGGAAGTTCCTACCGGTTTATGTCCCATACTATTGATTGCAGAAGATTTGAGGACAGGCAGATGGTTGGGGCTCTGTCTGTTTGAAGTCGCCTGCTGGAGTCTGTTGAGTCCTCTACCGATGGCGAGAGGATTAGCTTCGCCATACGCCTTTCAGCAGGGGTGGTTAGTTTCCCGTGAAAGCGAAAAACGGGCCATCGATGCGCTGTTGGACTATCAGTTACAGCAACGAGAGTGGCATGGATTTCAGATCAAGAATCTCCCTGTGAAATCGATGCAGACTCAACTCATGATTGAAGCCGCTGAGAGGCTGGGAATCTCTGTGACAACGACTGGAGAATGGCAACGAGCAGAGTATGTGGTGGGCAGAAACCAGACGACCGAAGATCTGCTGCAGGCGTGTTCGAAGAGTCGACGGAAGTCGTTGAAACGCTGTCGGCGTGCTTTAGAAGAATTGGGAGAAGTTCAGTATCGGCTCGAACCCGTGCAGAGCAGTCGCGACCCTCAGGTCAACGACTTTCTGCGTCTGGAAAAATCGGGTTGGAAACTGCTGTCTGGTACTGCCATCGGATTGAAAAGTGCGGACGAAGCTTTTTTTCGACGCATGATCGATGGATTGGCTCGCGAACAACGAGTGCTATTTGGTGAACTGCAATTGAATGGTCAGACCATTGCCAGTACCTGTAACCTGCAAAGCGGTGATACACTCGTGGGATTCAAAATTGGCTGGGATCCTGCGTACTCGGCTGGGGCGCCGGGCTTGTGGTCCGAATTGGAAATGGCTGCGGCTGTAAGCCAGCGATACCCGGAGATTACACGCATCGATAGTTGTGCAGTGCGTGGTTCTTATGTCGAATCGGTCTGGAAAGACAGGCAGGAGTTGTTTTCCGGGACGTTCTCCTGGTCGCGACGAGGAAAAGCTCTGCAGGCGGCGAAAAGTTGTTATCGCACGGTCCGCGATCTCTGTCAGTCTTCAGTCAAAAGTCATGATGAGTGA
- a CDS encoding aldehyde dehydrogenase family protein: protein MTTTLTPPRKYAAPAIKQTKLLIGGEWCDAADGRMFATYNPVNEEKIADVALAGKADVDRAVAAARKAFESGPWRTMDARDRGQLIGKLADLIEANFDELAALETLDNGKPIRDSRGADLPLVIDCLRYYAGWADKIVGQTIPVRGDYFTYTRREPTGVCGQIIPWNFPMLMVAWKWGPALATGCTIVMKPAEQTPLTCLRLAELAMEAGFPPGVINVVTGFGETGAAIVKHPDVDKIAFTGSGETAQRIMVDAATTLKRITFELGGKSPNIVFADANLDAAVAGAEFGLFFNQGQCCCAGSRLFVEKSIHEEFVAKVVSRAKARKLGNPLEMETTQGPQVDRDQFDKIMKYIELGKSQGATCVTGGHRVGDKGFYVAPTVFDHVTDDMAIATDEIFGPVLSILPFESIEEVTRRANATTFGLAAAVWTRDVAKAHRIAHSVRAGTVWINCYDVFDAAAPFGGFKMSGMGRELGEAALASYTELKTVTMTLK from the coding sequence ATGACGACCACCCTGACACCGCCTCGAAAGTATGCCGCTCCAGCGATTAAACAGACCAAGCTTCTCATTGGCGGCGAATGGTGCGATGCCGCCGATGGCCGGATGTTCGCCACCTACAACCCTGTCAACGAAGAGAAGATCGCGGATGTTGCGTTGGCCGGTAAAGCTGATGTCGACCGCGCCGTCGCCGCCGCTCGAAAGGCCTTCGAATCGGGACCGTGGCGAACGATGGATGCCCGTGATCGCGGCCAACTAATCGGCAAACTGGCCGATCTCATCGAAGCCAACTTCGACGAGTTGGCCGCTCTTGAAACGCTCGACAACGGCAAGCCGATTCGCGATAGCCGAGGTGCTGATCTTCCGCTAGTGATTGATTGCCTCCGCTACTATGCAGGCTGGGCCGACAAGATTGTGGGTCAGACAATTCCTGTTCGAGGAGATTACTTCACCTACACCCGCCGCGAGCCGACCGGCGTCTGCGGCCAGATCATCCCTTGGAACTTCCCCATGCTGATGGTCGCCTGGAAGTGGGGTCCTGCGCTCGCCACCGGTTGCACCATCGTCATGAAACCTGCCGAGCAAACACCGCTCACCTGCCTGCGGTTAGCCGAACTCGCGATGGAGGCCGGCTTCCCACCCGGCGTGATCAACGTAGTGACTGGTTTTGGTGAAACGGGGGCCGCCATCGTCAAGCATCCCGATGTCGATAAGATTGCCTTCACAGGTTCCGGCGAAACGGCCCAGCGGATCATGGTCGACGCCGCCACCACACTGAAACGCATCACGTTCGAACTGGGCGGTAAGAGCCCGAACATCGTCTTCGCTGATGCCAACCTTGACGCCGCTGTCGCCGGGGCGGAGTTCGGCCTCTTCTTCAACCAGGGGCAATGCTGCTGTGCCGGCAGCCGTTTGTTCGTGGAGAAGTCGATCCACGAGGAGTTCGTCGCCAAGGTGGTTTCCCGTGCGAAGGCCCGCAAACTGGGAAATCCACTCGAAATGGAGACCACTCAAGGGCCGCAGGTCGACCGCGATCAATTCGACAAGATCATGAAATACATTGAACTCGGCAAATCGCAGGGTGCCACTTGTGTCACCGGCGGCCACCGCGTGGGCGACAAGGGCTTCTACGTCGCCCCGACCGTCTTCGACCATGTGACCGACGACATGGCCATCGCGACCGATGAAATCTTTGGGCCAGTCCTCAGCATCTTACCGTTTGAATCGATTGAAGAAGTGACTCGTCGCGCCAATGCCACCACGTTTGGTCTGGCGGCTGCCGTCTGGACGCGGGATGTCGCGAAAGCCCATCGCATCGCCCACAGCGTGCGGGCAGGGACAGTCTGGATCAACTGCTACGATGTTTTTGATGCCGCTGCCCCATTCGGCGGCTTCAAGATGAGCGGCATGGGGCGTGAACTGGGCGAAGCGGCCCTCGCCAGCTATACGGAACTGAAAACGGTCACCATGACACTGAAGTGA
- a CDS encoding linear amide C-N hydrolase → MNQIKNSRWFFASRSKVCLCLAIATLLATPPSTFACTRLVYETGYQSYITGRSMDWMDPSAQTALWVFPRGMKRDGTVGANPIQWTAKYGSIAVSFYDVGTADGMNEEGLVTNLLYLKETEWGDAAKSGKPTLTAGAWAQYFLDNFATVKEAVAAMVDPPFAIIAPALPNGHAAGLHLSLSDSTGDSAILEYIDGKLVIHHGSQYRVMTNSPTFDQQLALNTYWERIGGSQFLPGTISAADRFVRTTHYLKLSPKFKEPELALASVFSQIRMVSVPLGLADEKNPNIAMTLWRTVADHEARVFYFESAVFPSVSWIDMNRVDFTEGAEPKVVRVVRGQPLAGELSGSLKTAEPFKWLGAK, encoded by the coding sequence ATGAATCAGATTAAGAATTCGAGATGGTTTTTCGCCTCCAGGAGCAAGGTCTGCCTGTGTCTTGCCATCGCGACGTTGCTTGCCACTCCACCAAGCACATTTGCATGTACACGTCTTGTTTACGAGACGGGCTATCAGTCGTACATCACAGGACGATCCATGGACTGGATGGATCCATCGGCTCAGACCGCGCTGTGGGTCTTCCCCAGGGGAATGAAGCGTGATGGCACGGTGGGAGCTAACCCCATCCAATGGACCGCCAAGTACGGTTCGATTGCAGTCTCATTCTACGATGTAGGCACGGCCGACGGCATGAATGAGGAAGGTCTCGTCACCAACCTGCTATATCTGAAGGAAACGGAGTGGGGTGACGCTGCGAAATCGGGAAAGCCAACCCTGACCGCTGGTGCCTGGGCTCAGTATTTCCTCGACAATTTTGCCACAGTGAAAGAAGCCGTGGCTGCGATGGTTGATCCCCCCTTTGCTATTATCGCTCCCGCCTTGCCCAATGGTCACGCAGCAGGCCTGCACCTTTCGCTCTCTGATTCCACTGGCGACTCTGCAATCCTGGAATACATCGATGGCAAGCTTGTGATCCACCACGGCTCGCAGTACCGGGTGATGACGAACTCTCCCACGTTCGATCAGCAACTGGCATTGAACACTTACTGGGAGCGAATCGGTGGGAGTCAATTCCTGCCTGGCACCATCAGTGCCGCCGATCGTTTCGTACGAACAACCCACTATCTCAAACTGTCACCGAAGTTCAAGGAGCCAGAACTGGCACTTGCATCGGTGTTCTCGCAGATCAGGATGGTCAGCGTTCCACTCGGTCTCGCCGATGAGAAGAACCCCAATATCGCGATGACCCTGTGGCGAACTGTGGCCGATCACGAGGCAAGAGTTTTCTACTTTGAGTCAGCCGTGTTTCCCTCGGTTTCCTGGATCGACATGAATAGGGTCGATTTCACGGAAGGGGCGGAACCGAAGGTCGTTCGGGTTGTGCGTGGACAACCGCTTGCGGGCGAACTCTCTGGATCGCTCAAGACCGCCGAGCCCTTCAAGTGGCTCGGAGCAAAATAG